A genomic region of Deinococcus carri contains the following coding sequences:
- a CDS encoding M23 family metallopeptidase: MRRLLRLLLVLALLAGAMYLLWPSVQRAQRYAALVGAPAATAGSLPNPLPGQRFADTWGGARSEGRKHEGVDIFAPRGTPVQATTRGFVLNVGENRLGGRTVMVLGPSGQRHYYAHLDRYAGLQEGQWLEAGTVVGYVGNSGNAKGTPPHLHYGIYQIGGAVNPYPLLRQN, encoded by the coding sequence GTGCGCCGCCTGCTCCGTCTGCTGCTGGTTCTCGCGCTGCTGGCCGGGGCGATGTACTTGCTGTGGCCGAGTGTGCAGCGGGCGCAGCGGTATGCGGCCCTGGTGGGGGCACCGGCCGCCACTGCCGGGAGCCTCCCGAATCCCCTCCCCGGCCAGCGCTTCGCGGACACCTGGGGTGGGGCGCGCAGCGAAGGCCGCAAACATGAGGGCGTGGACATCTTCGCGCCGCGCGGCACGCCCGTCCAGGCCACCACGCGCGGCTTCGTGCTGAACGTGGGCGAGAATCGGCTGGGCGGACGCACGGTAATGGTGCTCGGCCCTAGCGGGCAGCGGCATTACTACGCGCACCTCGACCGCTACGCGGGCCTCCAGGAAGGGCAGTGGCTCGAGGCCGGAACCGTGGTGGGCTACGTGGGCAACAGCGGCAACGCCAAGGGCACACCCCCGCACCTGCACTACGGTATCTATCAGATAGGCGGTGCGGTCAATCCCTATCCGCTGTTGCGGCAGAACTAG
- a CDS encoding D-alanine--D-alanine ligase family protein, whose product MKKRILLLAGGQSGEHEVSLRSARSVLSALPRDQFDVTPVVISPQGRWLAPGDTQRALESGEAQGGGDLVLHRAATAEGYDAVFPLLHGPMGEDGTIQGLLTLAGIPFVGSGVLGSAVSMDKVMTKQVLASAGVPQVAWRLAVRREWQTRPEEVRARAGELGYPLFVKPANLGSSVGISKVNHAGELERALDLAFDLDRRVILEAMTAHKPREVEVGILGNDAPIASPVGELRFDADFYDYETKYTEGRATMHIPAPLPPEVAERVRTLALAAFRALDCAGLARVDFFYVEQTGELFLNEVNTMPGFTTTSMYPKLFEAAGLSYSELVTRLVELALEER is encoded by the coding sequence GTGAAGAAGCGCATCCTGCTGCTGGCGGGCGGTCAGTCCGGCGAGCACGAAGTCAGCCTCAGAAGTGCCCGCAGCGTTCTCAGCGCCCTGCCCCGCGACCAGTTCGACGTGACGCCGGTGGTGATCAGCCCGCAGGGACGCTGGCTGGCCCCCGGCGATACCCAGCGCGCGCTGGAAAGCGGCGAGGCCCAGGGCGGCGGCGACCTGGTGCTGCACCGCGCCGCCACCGCCGAGGGCTATGACGCCGTGTTCCCGCTGCTGCACGGCCCGATGGGCGAGGACGGCACCATCCAGGGCCTGCTGACGCTGGCCGGGATTCCCTTCGTGGGGTCGGGGGTGCTGGGGTCGGCGGTCAGCATGGACAAGGTGATGACCAAGCAGGTGCTGGCCTCGGCGGGGGTGCCGCAGGTGGCCTGGCGGCTGGCCGTGCGCCGCGAGTGGCAGACCAGGCCGGAGGAAGTGCGCGCCCGCGCCGGAGAGCTGGGCTACCCCCTCTTCGTGAAGCCCGCCAACCTGGGGTCGAGCGTGGGCATCAGCAAGGTGAACCACGCCGGGGAACTGGAGCGCGCCCTGGACCTGGCCTTCGACCTCGACCGCCGCGTGATTCTGGAGGCCATGACGGCCCACAAGCCGCGCGAGGTGGAGGTCGGCATTCTGGGCAACGACGCGCCCATCGCCAGCCCCGTGGGCGAACTGCGCTTCGACGCCGACTTCTACGACTACGAGACCAAGTACACCGAGGGCCGCGCGACCATGCACATTCCTGCCCCGCTGCCGCCCGAGGTGGCCGAGCGCGTGCGGACGCTGGCGCTGGCGGCCTTCCGCGCGCTGGACTGTGCCGGGCTGGCCCGCGTGGACTTCTTCTACGTCGAGCAGACGGGCGAGCTGTTCCTGAACGAGGTCAACACCATGCCCGGCTTCACCACGACCAGCATGTATCCCAAACTCTTCGAGGCGGCGGGCCTGAGCTACAGCGAACTCGTGACGCGGCTGGTGGAACTGGCGCTGGAAGAAAGGTAG
- a CDS encoding ABC transporter permease — MLNFIVRRLIQIPLVMLALSILIVALTMLLTPAQRAAGYIKSDQQAAQLERIIRDRGLDQPFPVQYGKWLGSTLHGDLGFSKASGQPVLQTIHDRLPNTIELTLVTAIPIILIGVWLGTLSALNKDRFIDQVLRVFAVLGYSLPSFVLGIVLLAVLYGYLGWLPGAGQLEVLNQFAVSDIKRYTGMLGIDALLNGKFDVALDVFRHLIMPALTLIVINSATILKVMRNNMLEALTSDYVRTARAKGLPERAVNLKHARRNALLSVITLGGFLIIGLLSGAVITETIFAYPGIGQWVVQSALQLDIPAVLGFALLSALIVVVISTLTDILYGVVDPRVRFD; from the coding sequence ATGCTCAATTTCATCGTCCGCCGCCTCATTCAGATTCCACTGGTCATGCTGGCCCTGTCGATTCTGATTGTGGCCCTTACCATGTTGCTCACGCCTGCCCAGCGTGCTGCCGGTTACATCAAGAGTGACCAGCAGGCCGCGCAACTCGAACGCATCATTCGTGACCGGGGCCTGGATCAGCCGTTCCCGGTGCAGTACGGCAAGTGGCTCGGCAGCACCCTGCACGGCGACCTGGGCTTTTCCAAGGCCAGCGGTCAGCCGGTGCTGCAAACCATTCACGACCGCCTGCCCAACACGATCGAGCTGACGCTGGTCACGGCCATTCCGATCATCCTGATCGGCGTCTGGCTGGGCACCCTCAGCGCGCTGAACAAGGACCGGTTTATCGACCAGGTGCTGCGCGTCTTTGCCGTGCTGGGCTACAGCCTGCCGTCCTTTGTGCTGGGGATTGTGCTGCTGGCCGTACTGTACGGCTATCTGGGCTGGTTGCCGGGGGCCGGGCAGCTTGAGGTGCTCAACCAGTTCGCGGTGAGTGACATCAAACGCTACACCGGGATGTTGGGCATTGACGCTTTGCTCAATGGCAAGTTCGATGTGGCGCTCGACGTGTTCCGGCACCTGATCATGCCCGCGCTGACGCTGATCGTCATCAACAGTGCGACCATCCTCAAGGTGATGCGCAACAACATGCTCGAAGCGCTCACCAGCGATTACGTCCGCACCGCGCGTGCCAAGGGACTGCCTGAACGGGCTGTGAACCTCAAGCACGCCCGGCGTAACGCCCTGCTGTCGGTGATCACGCTGGGCGGTTTCCTGATCATCGGCCTGCTGAGCGGTGCTGTGATCACCGAGACCATCTTCGCCTACCCAGGCATCGGGCAGTGGGTGGTGCAGTCCGCCCTGCAACTCGATATTCCCGCCGTGCTGGGCTTCGCCCTGCTCTCGGCGCTGATCGTGGTGGTGATCAGCACCCTGACCGATATCCTGTACGGGGTGGTCGATCCCCGCGTGAGGTTTGACTGA
- a CDS encoding ABC transporter substrate-binding protein → MKKLALLSTLLLAGAAFAAAPKDTLVVQQAADTPTLDPGATYDTASSQIVENIYETLLTYKGSSLRDLEPLLATKWTISNGGKTYTFDLRKNVKFHSGNPFTCRDAEYTFERNLVTNAAESGNWFLADSLLGVGANANDDKSITWARIDKAVECNSKGQLVFTLPKPDPAFLAKLAYTGQGIVDSKHAIGLGEWKGTEADWKNWVGKDLQGSKLSASPSGTGAYRLVRKDANAILAQAFDGYWGKKPAIKNVIIQKVPELAARQQAFLRGDADLIEPGSRANIEEQLKGKPGVVVVDDLPNTSAYAIFMNENIKDAGRLGSGKLDGQGIPANFFSDVNVRRGFSYAFNYAQYISDVQKGKGKQLTMLLPSSFPGYDAKVKTYKYDPAQAKAYFQRAWGGNVWKNGFTLNVAYRAGSVSSQTAMEILKRNVEALNPKFRVNIQAKEWSAMLNDSKAGKEPMILIGWAPDYADPDNFMYTFYSSNGYYYPRSNWKDASVDKWLEQARTTTNQAERNRLYSLVGQRAYEQAPFILVPAGVGVNVQRNNLVGATAQTYNPMVGFSYTGTNWKDLSKK, encoded by the coding sequence ATGAAGAAACTCGCTCTGCTCAGCACCCTGCTTCTCGCTGGCGCGGCCTTTGCCGCCGCCCCCAAGGACACCCTCGTCGTTCAGCAGGCCGCGGACACGCCCACCCTCGACCCCGGCGCGACCTACGACACCGCCAGCAGCCAGATCGTGGAGAACATCTACGAGACGCTGCTGACCTACAAGGGTTCCAGCCTGCGTGACCTCGAGCCGCTGCTGGCGACCAAGTGGACCATCAGCAACGGGGGCAAGACCTACACCTTCGACCTGCGCAAGAACGTCAAGTTCCACTCCGGCAACCCCTTTACCTGCCGTGACGCCGAGTACACCTTCGAGCGCAACCTGGTGACCAACGCCGCCGAGTCGGGCAACTGGTTCCTGGCCGACAGCCTGCTGGGCGTCGGCGCGAACGCCAACGACGACAAGAGCATCACCTGGGCCAGGATCGACAAGGCCGTGGAGTGCAACAGCAAGGGCCAGCTCGTCTTCACACTGCCCAAGCCGGACCCGGCATTCCTCGCCAAGCTGGCTTACACCGGCCAGGGCATCGTGGACAGCAAGCATGCTATCGGTCTGGGCGAGTGGAAGGGCACCGAGGCCGACTGGAAGAACTGGGTCGGCAAGGACCTCCAGGGCAGCAAGCTGAGTGCCAGCCCCAGTGGTACGGGGGCGTACCGGCTGGTTCGCAAGGACGCCAACGCCATCCTGGCCCAGGCCTTTGACGGCTACTGGGGCAAGAAGCCTGCGATCAAGAACGTGATCATTCAGAAGGTGCCCGAACTGGCCGCCCGCCAGCAGGCTTTCCTGCGTGGTGACGCCGACCTGATCGAGCCTGGCTCGCGCGCCAACATCGAGGAGCAGCTCAAGGGCAAGCCCGGTGTGGTGGTTGTGGACGACCTGCCCAACACCAGCGCCTACGCCATCTTCATGAACGAGAACATCAAGGACGCCGGACGTCTGGGCAGCGGCAAGCTGGACGGCCAGGGCATTCCTGCCAACTTCTTCAGCGACGTGAACGTGCGCCGTGGCTTCTCCTACGCCTTCAACTACGCGCAGTACATCAGCGACGTGCAGAAGGGCAAGGGCAAGCAGCTCACCATGCTGCTCCCTAGCAGCTTCCCCGGCTATGACGCGAAGGTCAAGACCTACAAGTATGACCCGGCGCAGGCCAAGGCCTACTTCCAGCGTGCCTGGGGCGGCAACGTCTGGAAGAACGGCTTCACGCTGAACGTGGCGTACCGTGCGGGAAGCGTGTCCAGCCAGACCGCGATGGAAATCCTGAAGCGGAACGTCGAGGCGCTGAACCCCAAGTTCCGCGTGAACATCCAGGCCAAGGAATGGTCGGCGATGCTCAACGATTCCAAGGCGGGCAAGGAGCCGATGATCCTGATCGGCTGGGCACCCGACTACGCCGACCCCGACAACTTCATGTACACCTTCTACAGCAGCAACGGGTACTACTACCCCCGCAGCAACTGGAAGGACGCCTCTGTGGACAAGTGGCTGGAGCAGGCCCGCACCACCACCAACCAGGCCGAGCGTAACCGCCTGTACAGCCTGGTCGGCCAGCGTGCCTACGAACAGGCTCCCTTCATCCTGGTGCCTGCGGGCGTTGGTGTGAATGTGCAGCGCAACAACCTGGTGGGCGCGACGGCCCAGACCTACAACCCCATGGTGGGCTTCTCGTACACCGGTACCAACTGGAAGGACCTCAGCAAGAAGTAA